A single Dreissena polymorpha isolate Duluth1 chromosome 14, UMN_Dpol_1.0, whole genome shotgun sequence DNA region contains:
- the LOC127858601 gene encoding uncharacterized protein LOC127858601, whose translation MEVNPGPPSQCYCCERVTPSLMDIDAALNELGMLSSVTDSRRQYLQERGRTRSESAILTKHSSRPKAHSLPVSSSMSNYHILHIDTKYVTGFSDTQTRVNSSNEAGSSHEPDQRNDEVFVDHSKEYRNPREDIDSSIENNRRTRMMRMKHRQTDFSARSRRMLARKRAQQPYEVPWRLTQSFQEGLLLKPNDPQESKSNSSSPVKPINPESLPRSRSLDNLDFSSFFISGSLERPDIDNVASGIKNLNVSDT comes from the exons ATGGAGGTGAACCCAGGTCCTCCCAGCCAGTGCTATTGCTGTGAACGTGTCACCCCCTCCCTCATGGACATTGACGCTGCACTCAACGAGCTTGGCATGCTCAGCTCTGTCACAGACAGCAGAAGACAGTATTTACAG GAGAGGGGACGAACAAGAAGTGAAAGCGCCATACTGACAAAGCATTCAAGTAGGCCCAAGGCCCACAGTCTACCAGTGAGTTCTTCCATGTCAAACTATCACATTCTACACATTGACACTAAATACGTGACCGGGTTTTCGGACACGCAAACACGTGTAAATTCCAGCAACGAGGCTGGTTCATCTCATGAGCCAGATCAACGCAATGATGAAGTATTCGTAGATCACAGTAAGGAGTACAGAAACCCGCGTGAGGATATTGATTCTTCCATTGAGAACAACAGAAGAACGAGAATGATGCGAATGAAGCACAGGCAGACAGACTTTTCGGCTCGAAGTCGAAGAATGTTGGCTCGAAAGCGTGCTCAGCAACCGTACGAAGTTCCATGGCGGTTGACCCAGTCTTTCCAGGAGGGTCTCCTCCTGAAGCCAAATGATCCCCAAGAATCAAAGTCAAATTCATCTTCCCCGGTGAAACCTATAAATCCAGAATCTTTGCCGAGATCAAGGTCACTCGACAATCTCGACTTCTCTTCGTTCTTCATCAGTGGGAGCCTGGAGAGACCTGATATTGACAATGTTGCTAGTGGCATTAAAAACTTAAATGTCTCAGACACATAA